The genomic window TGCCGCGCTCGTCGGGCACCTCGGCATCGTCCCCCTGGCTGGCCTCGGCATCGCCGGCGCGGTGCTGCAGACGATCGTGGGGCTGATGGTGTTCCTCGCGTACGCCACCACCCCGGCCGTCGCCCGCCGGTTCGGTGCGGGCGAGATGGCCTCGGCGGTCCGCGCGGGCATCGACGGCCTGTGGCTGGCGCTGGGCCTCGGGGCGATGCTCGCCCTCGCCGGGTCGCTGGCGACGCCGACCATCGTCGGACTGTTCGGCGCGACGCCGGAGGTGTCCGAGCAGGCGGAGATCTACCTCGGCATCTCGATGTGGGGCCTGCCGGCCATGCTCATCGTCTTCGCCGCCACCGGGCTGCTGCGCGGCATGCAGGACACCGTCACCCCGCTGTGGATCGCGGGACTCGGGTTCGCGGCGAACGCGCTGCTGAACTGGCTGTTCATCTACGGGTTGGGTTGGGGCATCGCGGGTTCCGCTGCCGGCACGGTCGTGGCCCAGTGGGGCATGGTGGGCGCGTACGCGCTGGTGGTGCGGCGGTTGGCCCGCCGCCATGCGGCATCCGTCCTGCCCCAGCGCGAAGGCGTGCGCGGTTCGGCGCGCTCGGGCGCATGGCTGTTCCTGCGCACCGTGTCGCTGCGGGCGGCGCTGCTGGCGACCGTCGGGGTGGCGACGATGCTCGGCACCGACGAGCTCGCCGGCTGGCAGATCGCGTTCACCATCTTCTCCACCGCCGCGTTCGCCCTCGACGCGCTCGCGATCGCCGCGCAGGCCCTGATCGGCAAGCACCTCGGCGCCGGCGACGAGCGCGGCGTGCGACGGGTGCTGCAACGCACGCTCGCCTGGGGCGCCTGCTTCGGCGTGCTGGTGGGCGCCCTCGTCGCAGCGGCGTCGGGGGTCATCGGGCTGGTCTTCACCGGGGAAGCCGAGGTGGCGGCGCTCGTGCAGCCGGCCCTGCTGGTGCTGGCCGTGGCGCAGCCGATCTGCGGCATCGTCTTCGTGCTCGACGGGGTGCTGATGGGAGCGGGAGACGTGCGCTACCTCGCCATCGCGGGCGGCCTCAACCTGGTGCCCTTCGTCCCGGCGCTGGTGCTCGTGGCTGTGCTGCACCCCGTCGGCGCGGGGGGACTTGCGTGGCTGGCGGCGAGCTTCTTCGGCGTCTACATGCTCGCCCGGCTCGCCACCCTCACGTGGCGCGTGCGCCGCCCCGAGTGGGTCACCGCGGGCGCCTGACCCTCACGCCCAGCGGCGGCACCACTCATACATCACGACAGCGGCGGCGGCGCTGGCGTTGATCGAGCGGGTGGAGCCGTACTGGGCGATCTCGACGGTCGAGGCGGCGGCCGCGAGCGCCTCGGGCGACAGCCCCGGACCCTCCTGACCGAAGAGCAGCACGCACCGCGCGGGCAGTTCGGCGCGGTCCACGGGCACCGATCCCGGCACGTTGTCGACCGCCACGATCGGCAGGCCCGCCTCTGCCGCCCACGCGGCGAACGCCGCGACGTCCTCGTGATGGCGCACGTGCTGGTAGCGGTCGGTCACCATGGCGCCACGGCGGTTCCACCGGCGCTTACCCACGATGTGCACCTCGGCCGCAGCGAACGCGTTGGCGCTGCGAACGATGGAGCCGATGTTCATGTCGTGCTGCCAGTTCTCGATCGCGACGTGGAACGGATGCCGCTTCGCGTCGAGGTCGGCGACGATCGCGGCCATCGTCCAGTACCGGTAGTGGTCGACGACGTTGCGCCGGTCGCCGTGCGCCAGCAGTTCGGGGTCGTATCGCGGGTCGTCGGGCCAGGCGTCCGGACCGCCGGGCCACGGCCCCACCCCGTAGGGCAGCGTGGGCTCGGCATCGGCCTCAGGTGCGGCTCGGGTTCCCGCCTCGGGCTCGGCGGCTCGATCGGATTCCGCGGGATCGGTCATCGAACCAGGCTAGCCACCGCCGCGCAGTCGGAATTCCGCCCCACCGCGCCGCAGGCCCGGCCCCCCGCCCGTTCGCGCACAGCAGGAATTCCGCCCGCACCGACCTCTTTTCGGCGCGCCGAAACCTCTGCTAACTTTTCGGCATGCCGAAATCTGCCGCGCTCGACGCGCCGCCGACAGCGCCTCGCCGGGCCGCCGACTCCCGCCGCCTCACCTGGCTGATGGGCCCGGCGATCGTCGCGGGTGTCGCGTACCTCGATCCGGGCAACGTCGCCAGCAACATGACGGCGGGAGCCCGCTACGGCTATCTGCTGGTGTGGGTCGTGGTCGTGGGCAACGTCATGGCGTGGCTCATCCAGTACCTCTCGGCCAAGCTCGGCGTCGTCACCGGCGAGAGCCTGCCGGAGGTGCTCGGCCGGCGCATACGCACCCGCTGGGGCCGGCGCGCCTACTGGGTGCAGGCCGAGCTCGTCGCGATGGCCACCGACATCGCCGAGGTCATCGGGGGTGCCGTCGCGCTGCACCTGCTGTTCGGCATTCCGCTGGTGTGGGGCGGGGCGATCACCGGCGTCGTCTCGCTGGCGCTGCTGCTGCTGCAGGCTCGCCGCGGCCCCCGCATCTTCGAGTTCGTCATCGCAGGCCTGGTGGTGATCATCGCCGTCGGCTTCGTCTTCGGGGTCTTCGTCGCGCCGCCGGATCCCGCCGGGATCGTCGGTGGACTGCTGCCCCGTTTCGAGGGAACCGATTCGGTGCTGCTGGCCGCGTCGATCCTCGGTGCGACGATCATGCCGCACGCGATCTACGCCCACTCCGCCCTCAGCCGCGACCGGTTCGCCCCCGCCACCGAGGGCGCGGCCGAGACCCTCGAAGCCCGCCGCGGCATCTCGATCCCGCGGCTGCTGCGCGCCACCCGGTGGGACGTCACCATCGCCATGGCCGTCGCGGGCACCGTGAACCTCTGCATCCTGCTGCTGGCGGCCGCCGCCCTTTCGGGCGCGCCGGGGACGGACAGCCTCGAGGGCGCGTACGCAGCGCTGCGTGACGGCATCGGGCCGGTGGTGGCCACCCTGTTCGCCGTCGGCCTGCTGGCCAGCGGCCTGGCGAGCACCGCCGTCGGCGCCTACGCCGGAGCCGAGATCATGCACGGCCTGCTGCGGGTGCGCATCCCCCTGCTCCTCCGGCGCCTGGTGACCCTCATTCCGGCGCTGGTCGTCCTCGCCCTCGGCGTCGACCCGACGCTCGCCCTCATCCTCAGCCAGGTCGTCCTCTCCTTCGGCATCCCGTTCGCCCTCGTGCCGCTGGTGGCACTGACCGCCCGCCGCGACGTGCTGGGCGCCTACCGCAACCGGCCGTGGACGACCGTCGCGGGCGTGGCGTCGTCGGTGTTCCTCATCGCGCTGAACGCCCTGCTGCTGTGGCTCGTCCTCACGGGGTCATGACCGGGCCCCGGTAGCCTGGATCGGTGCCCGCGTCCCGTCCCGTCGCCGACGATTACCTGAAGACGATCTACCACCACACCGAGTGGCAGGGCGATCCGGTGACGCCGTCGCGACTGGCATCCGAGCTGGGGCTGGCTCCCTCGAGCGTCACCGAGATGGTGCAGAAGCTCGCCGCGCAGGGCCTGGTCACCCACCGCCCGTACGGCCCCGTGCAGCTCACCGACGAGGGGATGCGCCGGGCGGCCGCCGTCATCCGCCGACACCGCCTGGTCGAGACGTGGCTCGTGCGCGAGTTCGGCTACGCCTGGGACGAGGTGCACGACGAGGCGGAAGTGCTCGAGCACACCATCAGCGACCGGCTGCTGGAGGGCATCGCCGCCCGCCTCGGCCACCCCCGGTTCGATCCGCACGGCGATGCCATTCCGGATGCCGACGGCACGGTGCACCGCGAGCCCTTCGTGCTGCTCGCGCGCGCCGACGCGGGGCACACCGGCCGCGTGCTGCGGGTGAGCGACCGGGACCCGGCGTTGCTGCGCGCGTGCGAGGAGGCCGGCCTCGACGTGGGGCACACGCTCACCGTGGTCGGCGACGGCACCGTCTCGATCGACGGAGCCCCCGCGATCGCGCTGCCCGCCGGTGCGGCGGAGGCGATCTGGGTCACCGCCTGACCCGCGTCAGCCGCGCACCCGCCGCCGGGTCCGCGCTGCCTGCTCGAGCGGCCACGCCACGCGGGTGGCCTCTTCGCAGAACTCCCACAGGCGCGCCGCCCGCTCGGGGTCGCGCGTGATCTTCGACGAGGTCGCCGTGCGGGGCGCGCCGCGGGCGACGAGCCCGGGACCCCAGAACGACCCGTTCTCGGCGGCGGGGTCGACGAGCGCCCGCACGAGCGGCCAGGCACCCCGCTCCTTGGACTGCGCGACCGCCGCCTGCAGGTTCGCGGTGAACCGTTTGCCGCGGCTGGGCTCGTTGACCCCCTGGATGCCACGGGTGCGGCCGCTCGTGGAGTATCCGGGGTGGGCGACGACGCTCTCCACCGCCACACCCGCGGCGGCCAGCCGACGCGCGGCTTCGAAGCCCACGGCGGCGGTCATGACCTTCGACTGCACGTAGGCCCGCCAGCCGGTGTAGCCCTTCTCGAGCTCGGGGTCCTCGGGGTCGTACGACCACAGCGACGTCGCCATGCTCCCGACCCACACCATGCGTCCGCCGGCCGCCGCCAGTGATGTCAGCAGCTCACCGGCCAGGGCGAAGTGACCCAGCACGTTGGTGGCGAGCACCACCTCGTGACCGTCGGCGGTCAGTTCACGGGTCTTGGGCGGATGCACGATGCCGGCGTTCAGCAGCAGCCCGTCCAAGCCCCGCCGCCCGCGTGCGGTGGCGGCGGCAGCGC from Microbacterium sp. zg-Y625 includes these protein-coding regions:
- a CDS encoding MATE family efflux transporter; this translates as MTSRDPLNRDILRLAVPALGALIAEPMFLIVDAALVGHLGIVPLAGLGIAGAVLQTIVGLMVFLAYATTPAVARRFGAGEMASAVRAGIDGLWLALGLGAMLALAGSLATPTIVGLFGATPEVSEQAEIYLGISMWGLPAMLIVFAATGLLRGMQDTVTPLWIAGLGFAANALLNWLFIYGLGWGIAGSAAGTVVAQWGMVGAYALVVRRLARRHAASVLPQREGVRGSARSGAWLFLRTVSLRAALLATVGVATMLGTDELAGWQIAFTIFSTAAFALDALAIAAQALIGKHLGAGDERGVRRVLQRTLAWGACFGVLVGALVAAASGVIGLVFTGEAEVAALVQPALLVLAVAQPICGIVFVLDGVLMGAGDVRYLAIAGGLNLVPFVPALVLVAVLHPVGAGGLAWLAASFFGVYMLARLATLTWRVRRPEWVTAGA
- a CDS encoding TrmH family RNA methyltransferase — its product is MTDPAESDRAAEPEAGTRAAPEADAEPTLPYGVGPWPGGPDAWPDDPRYDPELLAHGDRRNVVDHYRYWTMAAIVADLDAKRHPFHVAIENWQHDMNIGSIVRSANAFAAAEVHIVGKRRWNRRGAMVTDRYQHVRHHEDVAAFAAWAAEAGLPIVAVDNVPGSVPVDRAELPARCVLLFGQEGPGLSPEALAAAASTVEIAQYGSTRSINASAAAAVVMYEWCRRWA
- a CDS encoding Nramp family divalent metal transporter translates to MPKSAALDAPPTAPRRAADSRRLTWLMGPAIVAGVAYLDPGNVASNMTAGARYGYLLVWVVVVGNVMAWLIQYLSAKLGVVTGESLPEVLGRRIRTRWGRRAYWVQAELVAMATDIAEVIGGAVALHLLFGIPLVWGGAITGVVSLALLLLQARRGPRIFEFVIAGLVVIIAVGFVFGVFVAPPDPAGIVGGLLPRFEGTDSVLLAASILGATIMPHAIYAHSALSRDRFAPATEGAAETLEARRGISIPRLLRATRWDVTIAMAVAGTVNLCILLLAAAALSGAPGTDSLEGAYAALRDGIGPVVATLFAVGLLASGLASTAVGAYAGAEIMHGLLRVRIPLLLRRLVTLIPALVVLALGVDPTLALILSQVVLSFGIPFALVPLVALTARRDVLGAYRNRPWTTVAGVASSVFLIALNALLLWLVLTGS
- a CDS encoding metal-dependent transcriptional regulator, with the translated sequence MPASRPVADDYLKTIYHHTEWQGDPVTPSRLASELGLAPSSVTEMVQKLAAQGLVTHRPYGPVQLTDEGMRRAAAVIRRHRLVETWLVREFGYAWDEVHDEAEVLEHTISDRLLEGIAARLGHPRFDPHGDAIPDADGTVHREPFVLLARADAGHTGRVLRVSDRDPALLRACEEAGLDVGHTLTVVGDGTVSIDGAPAIALPAGAAEAIWVTA
- a CDS encoding SDR family NAD(P)-dependent oxidoreductase, with protein sequence MPRRDDDWDPERLPDLGGRRYLITGSNKGLGFFAALQLATAGAHVVMTGRNPNRLAAARGALMRQLGDAGPGTVETLLLDTSNLGSVRAAAATARGRRGLDGLLLNAGIVHPPKTRELTADGHEVVLATNVLGHFALAGELLTSLAAAGGRMVWVGSMATSLWSYDPEDPELEKGYTGWRAYVQSKVMTAAVGFEAARRLAAAGVAVESVVAHPGYSTSGRTRGIQGVNEPSRGKRFTANLQAAVAQSKERGAWPLVRALVDPAAENGSFWGPGLVARGAPRTATSSKITRDPERAARLWEFCEEATRVAWPLEQAARTRRRVRG